A window of Panicum virgatum strain AP13 chromosome 8K, P.virgatum_v5, whole genome shotgun sequence contains these coding sequences:
- the LOC120643460 gene encoding atherin-like isoform X2 yields the protein MGRMPVGPARAAADAAAGRRPKKRHGGDEEPSPPSPLPDPDAVVPAVPAAGESSPSGGEAEPATPAQVVRRVGGAPAGRRRGTLPGVLTGPIK from the exons ATGGGCCGGATGCCCGTcggccccgcccgcgccgcagcagacgccgcggcggggaggcgcccgaagaagcgccacgGCGGGGACgaggagccgtcgccgccgtccccgctgCCGGACCCGGACGCCGTGGTGCCGGCTGTCCCTGCCGCTGGCGAGTCGTCGCCGTCGGGTGGGGAGGCCGAGCCCGCCACGCCCGCGCAAGTGGTCCGGCGCGTCGGTGGCGCTCCGGCAGGTCGTCGCCGCGGCACTTTGCCAG GCGTGCTGACAGGTCCTATCAAATAA
- the LOC120643460 gene encoding atherin-like isoform X1, whose amino-acid sequence MGRMPVGPARAAADAAAGRRPKKRHGGDEEPSPPSPLPDPDAVVPAVPAAGESSPSGGEAEPATPAQVVRRVGGAPAGRRRGTLPGNLSMQEGTRKCVCA is encoded by the exons ATGGGCCGGATGCCCGTcggccccgcccgcgccgcagcagacgccgcggcggggaggcgcccgaagaagcgccacgGCGGGGACgaggagccgtcgccgccgtccccgctgCCGGACCCGGACGCCGTGGTGCCGGCTGTCCCTGCCGCTGGCGAGTCGTCGCCGTCGGGTGGGGAGGCCGAGCCCGCCACGCCCGCGCAAGTGGTCCGGCGCGTCGGTGGCGCTCCGGCAGGTCGTCGCCGCGGCACTTTGCCAG GGAACCTGTCAATGCAAGAAGGCACAAGGAAATGTGTATGTGCATAG